A stretch of DNA from Nitrospira sp.:
CCGTTCGCAAAGCTGCCGGAGTTGATCCGACGATACGTTACTGATGCCGATCATGCGCGTGGTTCCCGCCGCATACAGACTCTCGATCGCCGCCCACACTTCCCAATCCGCATCGCTCAAGCCTCGACGGGCATAGGGCCCGTGCAGCACATAGGAGTCCAGATAGTCGGTGTGCAGATGGGCGAGGGAGCTGGCGAACGATTGCTTCACCTGGGTGGTGAGATCGGCCTGCGCGTCATAGGGCGTCCGATGATCTTGCCCGTTGACCGGCGTAAATTTCGTCTGGACAAACAGCCGCTCACGCGGCGTGCCCTGCTTCGCCAATTCGACGAGCGCTTCCCCGACCAGCGCTTCCTGGTAGTGGATCAACTGATTGGCGGTATCGATGGCGGTAAACCCCGCCGCCACGGCCTCCAACACCAATTGAGTCGTAGCCTCTTTCTTCCAGGCCGTTCCATACATGAACGCGGGGATAGTGACTTGATTATAAGCCGTCAGCATGGCGTGACACCCTCCATGCCGTACCATACACAGATCTTCGCGATGGTCTCAATATTGGCGACGATCTGCGGCAACTGCAATGGATGCCGATGAAGATCGCGGCGCCGACCTTTCGAGGCCTGAATTGCGCCAGGGTCACGGCAGAAATCACTGAAAAAGGATCGGTTGTCACTGGGCTGAGGAGTTCGCGGGGGACTTCTGACGGAAAAGCGGGTGTTGGCGGAGGTGTTCGAACATGATCTGGGCCTTCACTTCTTCGCCCTCCGCCGTCAAATGACAATTGTCCTGGAACCATTCATCCTTAAACCGGGCTTGTGGAGGAATGACGAACGCGATGTCATGCGCCTTGGCGATGCTTCGCATGACGTCATAATTCTTGTCCAGCCCCACCACAAGGGCGTCTTCAAACCCATTGAATGCGCCGGCATTTTTCGACAGGTGTTCTTTTCGGGCCTGCAGGAAGCCAAAGAGGACCACGTCCGCTCCGTCGTCCTGACTCAACCGGACGAGATAGTCGAGGTTCCGTCGAAACCCCTCCGGATTCTGCGTCCGGACGCGTTGCAACGCTAGTTTGGGATCCACTTCCCAAAACGGCTTCGTGTCATGCACGGAAGCAACCGGTTCAAGCCATCGGGCATACAGATACTTCCCCACATTGGTCTTCTGCAGCAGTGTCTTTTCACCTGGACGTGGAACCGTGCCGTTCCCATGCTGCCTGAAGTGGGTATATTCCGGATTATAGCCGTCGAAAAACAGCGGGAGAACGTCATTGCCCCCACCGTGATAGATCACGAGATCTGGTTGAAGAAACCGATGCCGAAACACATACCCCGCCAAGGCCTCCGCGCTCGTGCCGTAATTCAGCCCGGCATTGATCACCTGTACCGATCGGCCGGTCTGCGCCTGTAATTTCGCTTCGAGCCGAGCCACCCAGGTATCCGCTGGATTTTTCACATAGGGCCACATGAATGTGGTCGAGCCGCCGAGGACCAGCACCCGAATCGTCTCGGCTGGTTTCGCAATCGGGAACTCCGCATTGCGGTATCCCAGACTATTCGTTTGTTGATAGCCGTCAGCATCGAAGTTCGGTGCGTGTGTATACAAGAGATAGGGATGAGGAATGATCGAGTTGACTTCCCCCTTGGAGGCAGACTTGGGGTTGTCCTGCCGCCCCATGTACCACGCCACCATCTGCTTTCCATTTTTCCAAGAAGACTTTTCATAGAGATAGCCCGTGACGACTTCCAGGAACGCCGCGGAGACCACGACACTGAACAGGCCGAGCGTCGCCATGAGCATGATTCGTGTGGGTTTGGTGAGGACCATACGCGCACCCTTGCCTTGGAATGTTGATAGTCAGGCCGAGGCGGTTCCAACCAGGTATCCTACGAAGGAATCCGGGGGAAAGGCTTTGGATATCGGCACACTGGGCGACCGGATTTTGTCCAGCCAATGCTTCGGCGACCGGACCCGCTGGCCACCCCTCGCCCCAACCTGATAGAGTGCCGCGTCACGAACCCCGAAGGAGCAGTCCGACATGGATGCAGCACAGGCCAATCAACTTGTTGAGCTTCGACTCACTCCCGGCTATATCAAAGACCATCCCTGGACCGTTCAGGCCATCAACGGATTCCTCTCTGCCTATTTCATGGAGAAGCCGGGATTCTCCGTGCAACGCCATTATGACGACCTCGAGTCGGGTATGCACGTGTGGATCTGCGACGCTCCAGCCACCATGAAGATCACGGTGCTGTTACGGCGGCTGCAGGCCGACATTCCCCCCTGCCGTTACTTTCAGCCCTCAGGCGAGCCGCCGGCCAGACCGCAGTATGTGATCGACAGCCCGGAATAACGGCGCGCGCTTGCGCCGCTCCCGGCCTCATCGCTACACTGCGCGAAATATGCACAACGGAGGATTGCCATGCGAGTGATCGTCATCGGAGGAACAGGTACCATCGGATCGGCTGTCGTGAAGCGGCTCTCTACGCGGCATGAAGTGGTGGTGGTCGGGCACAAGAAGGGCGCCTTTCA
This window harbors:
- a CDS encoding aldo/keto reductase, translated to MLTAYNQVTIPAFMYGTAWKKEATTQLVLEAVAAGFTAIDTANQLIHYQEALVGEALVELAKQGTPRERLFVQTKFTPVNGQDHRTPYDAQADLTTQVKQSFASSLAHLHTDYLDSYVLHGPYARRGLSDADWEVWAAIESLYAAGTTRMIGISNVSSDQLRQLCERAAHKPMVVQNRCYAALGWDQDVREICRAHGIIYQGFSLLTANRDIFADPDVRAMAAKYGVGLAQLVFRFAMQIGMLPLTGTTNQQHMAEDLRSDQFTISSEDLQQLETIGM